Proteins co-encoded in one Campylobacter ornithocola genomic window:
- a CDS encoding class I SAM-dependent methyltransferase, whose protein sequence is MFINKLKGFKYPDMELVRWFFKNKLNTLKNAKVLEFASHNGNNLSLFANYGYECIGVELSKQNHENAIYNFKEIMHYQKASFFNENMLDFAKNHQNINADVFLIPNVINYITKDEFKTLLQNAKQNNLYQVSGGGYAHFFLRARSTKDHRYGLGKRLENGSFILNYDEFSGEKDCLCTAYQEYELVEILKEYLNLYDFEVITSENINIKNKVYIKDSDIIIYGKITKE, encoded by the coding sequence ATGTTCATAAACAAACTTAAAGGTTTTAAATATCCTGATATGGAGCTTGTTAGATGGTTTTTTAAAAACAAGCTTAATACTTTAAAAAACGCAAAAGTTTTAGAATTTGCTTCACATAATGGCAATAATCTTTCTTTATTTGCAAACTATGGTTATGAGTGTATCGGGGTAGAACTTAGCAAACAAAACCATGAAAATGCCATTTATAATTTTAAAGAAATTATGCATTATCAAAAAGCAAGTTTTTTTAATGAAAATATGCTTGATTTTGCTAAAAACCACCAAAATATAAATGCAGATGTGTTTTTAATACCTAATGTAATTAATTACATCACTAAAGATGAATTTAAAACCTTATTACAAAACGCAAAACAAAACAACCTATATCAAGTAAGTGGGGGGGGGTATGCTCACTTTTTCTTAAGAGCAAGAAGCACCAAAGATCATCGTTATGGACTTGGAAAAAGATTAGAAAATGGTAGCTTTATTTTAAACTACGATGAATTTAGTGGTGAAAAAGATTGTCTTTGCACCGCTTACCAAGAATATGAACTTGTTGAAATTTTAAAAGAGTATTTAAATTTATATGATTTTGAAGTTATAACAAGTGAAAATATCAATATAAAAAATAAAGTTTATATCAAAGATAGCGATATTATAATTTATGGAAAAATTACTAAGGAGTGA
- the pseF gene encoding pseudaminic acid cytidylyltransferase gives MKNLCIIPARGGSKRIPRKNIIDFLGKPLIAYSIENALNSDVFNDVIISSDDDEIIEVALKYGAKAPFVRKKELSDDYTSSTAVIQDAIIALEQQGKHYENICCLYATAPLIDEFILQKAFEQFSQEECKFLFSACEFEYPIQRGFYLDTQNKVYMFDESNYNKRSQDLTKAYHDGGAFYFGKKEAWLEENFMFKSHSKVFLLPRNKLCDIDTFEDLEFAKMLYQFHKGNKCS, from the coding sequence ATGAAAAATCTTTGTATTATCCCTGCACGTGGTGGTTCTAAACGTATTCCTAGAAAAAATATCATTGATTTTCTAGGAAAACCTTTGATTGCTTATAGTATAGAAAATGCTTTAAATTCAGATGTTTTTAATGATGTGATCATCTCAAGTGATGATGATGAAATCATCGAAGTAGCTCTAAAATACGGAGCCAAAGCTCCTTTTGTGCGTAAAAAAGAACTAAGTGATGATTATACAAGTTCCACTGCTGTAATCCAAGATGCTATTATTGCCTTAGAACAACAGGGTAAGCACTATGAAAATATATGTTGTTTATATGCAACAGCTCCACTCATAGATGAGTTTATCTTGCAAAAAGCTTTTGAGCAATTTAGTCAAGAAGAGTGTAAATTTTTATTTTCAGCTTGCGAGTTTGAATACCCCATACAAAGAGGTTTTTATCTCGATACGCAAAATAAAGTTTATATGTTTGATGAATCAAACTATAATAAACGCTCACAAGATCTAACTAAAGCTTATCATGATGGTGGAGCATTTTATTTTGGTAAAAAAGAAGCATGGTTGGAAGAAAATTTTATGTTTAAATCACATTCTAAAGTCTTTTTACTGCCTAGAAATAAACTTTGTGATATTGATACCTTTGAGGACTTAGAATTTGCTAAAATGCTCTATCAATTTCACAAAGGCAATAAATGTTCATAA
- a CDS encoding 3-oxoacyl-[acyl-carrier-protein] synthase III C-terminal domain-containing protein, which produces MQAIFKNAKLLASVMVVGENKINIDDELNTRYEGNLKKLKRIKSLVGLQYRHEVDEKTTISDLAEYGAKILFEEYGLDKNTIDAIIVVTQTPDFFLPATACYLHGRLDLNQNALAFDINQSCAGYVYGLYVAFSMIENGGCKNILLVSGDTNSKLSDPKTSKNKPFIGGDGVSVSLITKDPNKNTSYFEIGTDGKGVKYLFTPYGAFKNPTQEEFSEANLNIAPKQSYMNGLEIFNFATQKEPLAFNSLLKYAKCSKDELDFVFFHQANKDIVDFIIKKLNLFNAPNDTISKYGNLDMASIPATICDHLNTYKNPLKKDLKVLLGGFGAGLSWANAIINLDKNFWCKQTQIYKKG; this is translated from the coding sequence ATGCAAGCTATTTTTAAAAACGCAAAACTTTTAGCATCTGTTATGGTTGTTGGTGAAAATAAAATAAACATCGATGATGAACTTAATACAAGATATGAAGGAAATTTAAAAAAACTTAAGCGTATTAAATCTTTAGTAGGACTTCAATACAGACACGAAGTAGACGAAAAAACCACTATAAGTGATTTGGCAGAATATGGTGCAAAAATTCTATTTGAAGAATATGGACTTGATAAAAATACCATAGATGCTATTATAGTAGTAACTCAAACTCCAGATTTTTTCTTACCTGCAACGGCTTGTTATTTACACGGAAGACTTGATTTAAATCAAAATGCCTTAGCTTTTGATATCAACCAATCATGTGCTGGCTATGTGTATGGACTTTACGTTGCTTTTAGTATGATAGAAAATGGAGGTTGTAAAAATATACTACTAGTTAGTGGAGATACTAATAGTAAATTAAGCGATCCCAAAACCAGTAAAAACAAACCATTTATAGGGGGTGATGGAGTAAGTGTTAGTTTAATTACAAAAGATCCAAATAAAAATACTAGCTATTTTGAAATAGGTACAGATGGCAAAGGAGTAAAATACCTTTTTACTCCTTATGGTGCATTTAAAAATCCAACTCAAGAAGAATTTAGTGAAGCAAATTTAAATATAGCACCAAAACAAAGCTATATGAATGGACTTGAAATTTTCAATTTTGCTACCCAAAAAGAACCTTTAGCTTTTAATTCTTTATTAAAATATGCAAAATGTTCTAAAGATGAGCTTGATTTTGTATTTTTTCATCAAGCTAATAAAGATATAGTAGATTTTATAATTAAAAAACTAAATCTATTCAATGCTCCAAATGATACTATAAGTAAATATGGAAATTTAGATATGGCTTCAATTCCTGCAACGATTTGCGATCACTTAAACACTTATAAAAATCCCTTAAAAAAAGACTTAAAAGTGCTTTTAGGTGGTTTTGGTGCAGGACTTAGCTGGGCTAATGCGATCATTAATTTAGATAAAAATTTTTGGTGCAAACAAACTCAAATTTATAAAAAAGGATAA
- a CDS encoding class I SAM-dependent methyltransferase — translation MYLRDLKGLKFPDLAVIKFFFKQGLHQKNSQKVLEFACSNGNNLSLFANYDYECIGVDLNPKNIDNANYNFKEVIKCKKYEFFHDNILNFPLKNPNINADIFMIPNVVNYLLREDFVKLLKISKENSMYKENALFFLRTRSIKDYRYGYGEKIAHNSFKIIDDDTTGELGCINTLYQEYELVEILKEYLNLYDFKVLTYENTNIMGEDERLVNDSDIVIYGKIK, via the coding sequence ATGTATTTAAGGGATTTAAAAGGTTTAAAATTTCCTGATTTAGCAGTAATTAAATTCTTTTTTAAACAAGGATTACACCAAAAAAACAGCCAAAAAGTTTTGGAATTTGCTTGTTCTAATGGTAATAATCTTTCTTTATTTGCAAACTATGATTATGAGTGTATTGGAGTAGATTTAAATCCAAAAAATATTGACAATGCAAACTATAATTTCAAAGAAGTCATAAAATGTAAAAAATATGAATTTTTTCACGATAATATTTTAAACTTTCCTTTAAAAAATCCAAACATCAACGCAGATATTTTTATGATTCCTAATGTAGTAAATTATCTCTTACGAGAAGATTTTGTAAAATTATTAAAAATTTCTAAAGAAAATTCTATGTACAAGGAAAATGCTTTGTTTTTCCTAAGAACAAGAAGCATAAAAGATTATAGATACGGATACGGAGAAAAAATAGCTCACAATAGCTTTAAAATCATAGATGATGATACTACAGGAGAGCTTGGATGTATAAACACTCTATATCAAGAATATGAACTTGTTGAAATTTTAAAAGAATATTTGAATTTATATGATTTTAAAGTATTAACTTATGAAAACACCAATATTATGGGCGAAGATGAAAGATTAGTTAATGATAGTGATATTGTCATTTATGGAAAAATCAAATGA
- a CDS encoding SDR family NAD(P)-dependent oxidoreductase gives MIFKENLFKNKTFLVTGASSGIGADVALMLNELGAKIIAVARDEKKLLEQQKKVKNKDNFLIISKDLSLYQELDKWALKLSKDINGFDGAILSAGISLPLGLNAFDYIGVGIKTFNINYFANMQILKGLVDKRSKIKDEASFVLISSAASKKPGKGMSLYGASKAAIDTSIKSLALEFAPKYRINSILPGYVSTPMVQNNSQRSGRDLNAIQQFYPLGIGKVENISPLICFLLSKGSSWITGQNFVIDGGGESL, from the coding sequence ATGATTTTTAAAGAAAATTTATTTAAAAATAAGACTTTTTTAGTCACAGGTGCAAGTAGTGGTATAGGTGCAGATGTTGCTTTAATGCTTAATGAATTAGGTGCTAAAATAATTGCTGTAGCAAGAGATGAAAAAAAACTTTTAGAACAACAAAAAAAGGTTAAAAACAAAGATAATTTTTTGATTATCTCAAAAGATTTAAGTCTTTATCAAGAACTTGACAAGTGGGCATTAAAATTATCAAAAGATATAAATGGCTTTGATGGTGCAATTCTTAGTGCTGGCATAAGCTTACCTTTAGGTTTAAATGCTTTTGATTATATAGGTGTTGGGATCAAAACTTTCAATATTAACTATTTTGCAAATATGCAAATTTTAAAAGGTTTAGTAGATAAAAGATCTAAAATAAAAGATGAAGCAAGTTTTGTTTTGATAAGCTCTGCTGCTAGCAAAAAACCTGGAAAAGGTATGAGTTTGTACGGAGCAAGCAAAGCAGCAATTGATACAAGCATAAAATCTTTGGCATTAGAATTTGCTCCAAAATATAGGATTAACTCTATATTACCAGGATATGTATCTACTCCTATGGTGCAAAATAATAGTCAAAGAAGTGGGAGAGATCTTAATGCGATACAACAATTTTACCCTTTAGGTATAGGCAAAGTTGAAAACATCTCTCCTTTAATCTGCTTTCTTTTAAGTAAAGGATCCTCTTGGATAACAGGTCAAAATTTCGTAATTGATGGGGGGGGGGAATCTCTATAA
- a CDS encoding AAC(3) family N-acetyltransferase translates to MYSNKDLINTLKNHNIKKGDILYIHSEIFNFGIPLIDLNALQYNILKCFFDVIGKEGTLIMPTFTYSFCDNEIYDKTKTKSKVGVLNEFFRTQEGVKRTNDPIFSFAIKGAKEELFLKDTTSCFGENSVFDVLTQEGGKIILFGSHKLGITYIHHIEEKARVSYRFFKNFKGILINEDGKKINKNINYFCRSYEKISITSSDLIIDFLKQNNNIQISSFANAQIAVIDIQKFFNTALKALQQDEGIFLIR, encoded by the coding sequence ATTTATTCAAATAAAGATTTAATCAATACACTAAAAAATCATAATATCAAAAAAGGCGATATTTTATATATCCATAGCGAAATATTTAATTTTGGAATTCCACTAATTGATTTAAATGCCTTACAATACAATATACTAAAATGTTTCTTTGATGTTATAGGTAAAGAAGGTACTTTAATAATGCCAACTTTTACCTATAGCTTTTGTGATAATGAGATATACGATAAAACAAAAACAAAGTCAAAAGTTGGGGTATTGAATGAATTTTTTAGAACTCAAGAAGGTGTAAAACGTACAAATGACCCTATATTTTCTTTTGCCATAAAAGGAGCTAAAGAGGAGTTATTTCTAAAAGATACCACAAGTTGCTTTGGAGAAAATTCAGTTTTTGATGTATTAACACAAGAAGGTGGGAAAATAATACTATTTGGTAGCCATAAACTAGGCATAACCTATATACATCATATAGAAGAAAAAGCGAGAGTATCTTATAGATTTTTTAAAAATTTTAAAGGCATACTTATCAACGAAGATGGCAAAAAAATCAATAAAAATATAAATTATTTTTGCAGATCATATGAAAAAATTTCAATTACCTCCTCAGACTTAATTATTGACTTTTTAAAACAAAATAACAATATACAAATTTCATCTTTTGCAAATGCACAAATTGCTGTTATTGATATACAAAAATTTTTCAACACAGCCTTAAAAGCTCTACAGCAAGATGAAGGTATTTTTTTAATAAGGTAA